From one Bordetella genomosp. 9 genomic stretch:
- a CDS encoding class I adenylate-forming enzyme family protein — protein sequence MYPIDFFFRAAQRYPGNTALDGPDGSISYADLADRVRALAAAMQAFDPAPQTRVAICAGNTAEHILALLATLAAGKIWVPLNYRSTPTEIGRILEATEPSIIALDAVGAPLVGTSISAHRIRLDGAAGAHATEYALSALLARHAGAAPVVYPMDRDAVQAIKFTGGTTGLPKGVMQPARAWNAGIINQINGWGLGPQDRYVVAAPITHGTGTYLLPLLAQGGALLLVDAASPATITAAFRERGGTLSFMPPTLIYMIMAQDGVSRADFPHLRNLIYGGAPMPVGKFEQARAFFGPVLGTTYGQTEAPQIVTLMRPADFEDAANLGSVGRVTWLSDLAILGPDGQPVATGEIGEVAVRGDLVMTGYWRLPEKTAETLVDGWLRTGDTGLVDERGYLFLKDRLRDVVITGGFNVYPVDVENALISHPDVHECSVFGVPDDKWGEAVHAAVQPRAGAVIDAEALKRHVRGLLGPVHAPKQIHIYESLPRSSVGKVLKNAVRDAALKEIA from the coding sequence TGTACCCCATCGATTTCTTTTTCCGTGCGGCGCAGCGCTATCCCGGCAATACGGCGCTGGATGGTCCGGACGGAAGCATTTCGTACGCCGACCTGGCGGATCGCGTGCGTGCCCTGGCCGCGGCGATGCAGGCCTTCGATCCCGCACCGCAGACCCGCGTCGCCATCTGTGCCGGCAATACGGCCGAACATATCCTTGCGCTGCTGGCCACGCTGGCGGCGGGCAAGATCTGGGTGCCGCTGAACTACCGCAGCACCCCCACCGAGATCGGCCGCATCCTGGAGGCGACGGAACCGTCCATCATCGCGCTCGATGCCGTTGGCGCGCCCCTGGTCGGCACGTCGATCTCCGCGCACCGCATCCGGCTGGATGGGGCGGCCGGCGCGCACGCGACGGAATACGCACTGTCCGCCTTGCTGGCGCGTCATGCCGGCGCGGCGCCCGTTGTCTATCCCATGGACCGCGACGCGGTGCAAGCCATCAAGTTCACCGGCGGCACCACCGGCCTGCCCAAGGGCGTGATGCAGCCGGCGCGTGCGTGGAACGCCGGCATCATCAACCAGATCAACGGCTGGGGCCTGGGCCCGCAGGACCGTTACGTGGTGGCCGCGCCCATTACCCATGGGACGGGCACCTACCTGCTGCCGCTGCTGGCCCAGGGCGGCGCCTTGCTGCTGGTCGACGCGGCCAGCCCCGCCACCATCACCGCGGCCTTCCGCGAGCGCGGCGGCACGCTCAGCTTCATGCCGCCGACCCTGATCTACATGATCATGGCGCAGGACGGCGTGTCCCGCGCCGACTTCCCGCATCTGCGCAACCTCATCTACGGCGGCGCCCCCATGCCCGTGGGCAAGTTCGAGCAGGCGCGCGCATTCTTCGGCCCCGTGCTCGGCACCACCTACGGCCAGACCGAGGCCCCGCAGATCGTCACCCTGATGCGCCCGGCCGACTTCGAGGACGCCGCCAACCTGGGTTCGGTCGGCCGCGTCACGTGGCTGTCGGACCTGGCGATCCTGGGGCCGGATGGCCAGCCCGTCGCCACGGGCGAGATCGGCGAGGTGGCCGTGCGCGGCGACCTGGTCATGACGGGCTATTGGCGCCTGCCGGAGAAAACCGCCGAGACCCTGGTCGACGGCTGGCTGCGCACCGGCGATACGGGCCTGGTGGATGAGCGGGGCTACCTGTTCCTCAAGGATCGCTTGCGCGACGTCGTCATCACGGGCGGCTTCAACGTGTATCCGGTCGACGTGGAAAACGCCCTGATCTCGCATCCCGACGTGCACGAGTGCTCGGTGTTCGGCGTGCCCGACGACAAATGGGGCGAAGCCGTGCATGCCGCCGTGCAACCGCGCGCCGGCGCCGTCATCGATGCCGAAGCGCTCAAGCGGCATGTGCGCGGGCTGCTGGGACCGGTCCATGCCCCCAAGCAGATTCATATCTACGAGAGCCTGCCCCGATCGTCGGTGGGCAAGGTACTCAAGAACGCGGTGCGCGACGCCGCTCTCAAGGAAATCGCATGA
- a CDS encoding citryl-CoA lyase, with amino-acid sequence MTGSSNGTNQAGRTNGTDHGKGTGPVTRLCAHHLTGMSYRDADLVEDLIGKTTFTEVLFMQITGRKARPVDLRIVDAVLVTLMEHGLTPSAIATRLIYMSAPENLQGAVAAGLMAVGSSFVGTMENCSRLLDRIKDAADPRAEALDIARAHRAEKRAMPGFGHHLHKPDDPRAIKLLDMAEAEPELAGTSVRALRTLAAAVDEVAGRHITINATGAVAALLGELGIPTALMRGFAVISRAAGLVAHVAEEQESPSGRFIWDTIDHAIPYVGKGKSHQTQE; translated from the coding sequence ATGACTGGATCATCGAACGGCACGAATCAAGCAGGTCGCACGAACGGCACGGACCATGGCAAGGGCACCGGCCCCGTCACCCGGCTGTGCGCGCATCATCTCACCGGCATGTCCTATCGCGACGCCGACCTGGTCGAGGACCTGATCGGCAAGACCACGTTCACCGAGGTGCTGTTCATGCAGATCACGGGACGCAAGGCGCGTCCGGTCGACCTGCGCATCGTCGATGCGGTGCTGGTGACCTTGATGGAGCATGGCCTGACTCCCAGCGCCATCGCCACGCGGTTGATCTATATGAGCGCGCCGGAGAACCTGCAGGGGGCGGTGGCAGCCGGCCTGATGGCCGTGGGCAGTTCCTTCGTCGGCACCATGGAGAACTGCTCGCGCCTGCTGGACCGCATCAAGGATGCCGCCGATCCGCGCGCCGAGGCGCTGGACATCGCCCGGGCCCATCGCGCGGAGAAGCGTGCCATGCCGGGCTTCGGCCATCATCTGCACAAGCCCGACGACCCGCGCGCGATCAAGTTGCTGGACATGGCCGAAGCGGAGCCGGAACTGGCCGGCACCTCGGTGCGCGCCCTGCGCACGCTGGCCGCCGCGGTGGACGAGGTGGCGGGGCGCCACATCACCATCAACGCGACCGGCGCGGTGGCGGCCCTGCTGGGCGAGCTGGGCATCCCCACCGCGCTGATGCGCGGTTTCGCCGTGATCTCGCGTGCCGCCGGCTTGGTGGCGCACGTGGCGGAGGAGCAGGAAAGCCCTTCCGGCCGTTTCATCTGGGACACCATCGACCATGCCATTCCCTATGTGGGCAAGGGCAAGAGCCATCAGACGCAGGAGTGA
- a CDS encoding SDR family oxidoreductase, with product MNQGKETVRDVLVTGGSNGIGRAVVRRLLADGARVINFDMRAPAETLPGETHVAVDLSDAAATRQAAAELAAVTPVLRLVNNAGIVRPAPLQDATPEDLAAVSALNLQAPLLLLQGLLPGMRAARFGRVVNIASRAALGKAERSVYAATKAGLLGMTRTWALETGAYGVTVNAIGPGPIATELFTRVNPPGAPSTQRIIDNIPVRRMGQPEDVAHAVATLLDDRAGFITGQVLYVCGGMTVGLGQAA from the coding sequence ATGAACCAAGGCAAGGAAACGGTGCGCGACGTCCTGGTCACGGGCGGCAGCAACGGAATAGGGCGCGCGGTGGTGCGGCGTCTGTTGGCGGACGGCGCGCGGGTGATCAATTTCGATATGCGCGCGCCGGCGGAAACGCTGCCGGGCGAGACGCATGTGGCGGTCGACCTGAGCGATGCGGCGGCGACCCGCCAGGCCGCGGCGGAACTGGCGGCCGTGACGCCGGTGCTGCGCCTGGTGAATAACGCCGGCATCGTGCGGCCGGCGCCCTTGCAGGACGCCACGCCGGAAGACCTGGCGGCGGTCAGCGCCCTGAATCTGCAGGCGCCCCTGCTGTTGCTGCAGGGGCTGTTGCCGGGCATGCGCGCGGCGCGTTTCGGCCGGGTGGTGAATATCGCCAGCCGCGCCGCGCTGGGCAAGGCCGAGCGCAGCGTCTACGCGGCGACCAAGGCTGGGCTGTTGGGGATGACGCGCACGTGGGCGCTGGAGACGGGCGCGTATGGCGTGACGGTCAATGCCATCGGTCCGGGACCGATCGCCACCGAGCTGTTCACGCGCGTCAATCCGCCGGGTGCGCCGTCCACGCAACGCATCATCGACAACATCCCGGTGCGGCGCATGGGGCAACCCGAGGATGTCGCGCATGCGGTGGCTACGCTGCTGGACGACCGCGCCGGCTTCATTACGGGGCAGGTGCTTTATGTCTGCGGCGGCATGACGGTCGGCCTGGGGCAGGCGGCATGA
- a CDS encoding SDR family NAD(P)-dependent oxidoreductase, translating to MTARLAGKVALVAGAGASGPGWSIGKASCVTLARQGARIIALDRDAAAAEDAAREVAHAGGIALPLCADVGDEAAMRQAVTSAMAEFGRIDILQANAGIGKVGGPGDISVEDWERIQRVNVTSLLIASSLVAPIMKAQGGGAIVTVSSIAGIRYTGYPHLAYSVTKAAVIHFARMLAQQYAADGIRANTVIPGLIDTPRVRHTVGRMFDPTDAQAASRARDRQVPMGRMGTPWEVANAVAFLASDEASYITGTELVVDGGLVGKYA from the coding sequence ATGACGGCGCGCCTGGCGGGCAAGGTGGCGCTGGTGGCGGGTGCGGGGGCCAGCGGGCCGGGCTGGAGCATAGGCAAGGCCAGTTGCGTCACCCTGGCGCGGCAGGGCGCCCGCATTATCGCGCTGGATCGCGACGCGGCGGCGGCGGAGGATGCCGCGCGGGAAGTGGCCCATGCCGGCGGCATCGCCTTGCCCCTGTGTGCCGACGTCGGCGACGAAGCGGCGATGCGCCAGGCCGTGACCAGCGCCATGGCGGAATTTGGCCGCATCGACATCCTGCAGGCCAATGCCGGCATAGGCAAGGTGGGCGGCCCGGGCGACATTAGCGTCGAGGACTGGGAGCGCATCCAGCGCGTCAACGTGACCAGCCTGCTGATCGCCAGCAGCCTGGTGGCGCCCATCATGAAGGCGCAGGGGGGCGGCGCCATTGTCACCGTGTCTTCCATCGCCGGCATCCGCTACACCGGCTATCCGCACCTGGCCTACAGCGTGACCAAGGCCGCCGTCATCCATTTCGCCCGCATGCTGGCGCAGCAGTACGCCGCCGACGGCATCCGCGCCAACACCGTCATTCCCGGCCTGATCGACACGCCGCGCGTGCGCCACACGGTGGGCCGCATGTTCGACCCGACCGATGCCCAGGCCGCCAGCCGCGCCCGCGATCGCCAGGTACCCATGGGCCGCATGGGCACCCCATGGGAAGTCGCCAACGCCGTCGCCTTCCTGGCCTCCGACGAAGCATCCTATATCACCGGCACGGAACTGGTGGTGGACGGCGGCTTGGTGGGCAAGTATGCGTAG
- a CDS encoding helix-turn-helix transcriptional regulator, which yields MPNHSVSAPDRHLPQAIIGQLIDEAGTRRSLDVLFDALAGVVPFEMVSVLVYRGRGRPVLLYDSFAEPAYRQGLDNYLRFSYVLNPCYQAYLGGLRSGVMRIRDLLSGGTATAATAAAGAGGARAGAVDAAPVAISDEEEIGYVTLGWPPNRVEVLALVPLPGDAAAEIGLLRPHAAGGFSEQDLYCLRQLHPVMAAVIARYWREHRDAAADAGSRAPADTRIDTAFDDFGKPRLSTREGQVVRMVLQGHSSESIGLHLGISITTVKTHRKNAYAKLGISTQSELLSLFLKTARLLPGEDVATRD from the coding sequence ATGCCCAACCATTCCGTCAGCGCTCCAGATCGCCACTTGCCGCAGGCGATCATCGGTCAATTGATCGACGAGGCCGGCACACGGCGGTCGCTGGACGTTTTGTTCGATGCGCTGGCGGGCGTGGTGCCGTTCGAGATGGTGTCGGTGCTGGTGTACCGGGGCAGGGGGCGGCCGGTTTTGCTGTATGACAGCTTCGCCGAGCCGGCGTATCGGCAGGGCCTGGACAATTACCTGCGGTTTTCCTATGTGTTGAACCCCTGCTACCAAGCCTATCTGGGTGGCTTGCGGAGCGGGGTGATGCGGATCCGCGACCTGCTTTCCGGCGGCACCGCCACGGCCGCGACCGCCGCCGCGGGGGCGGGCGGTGCCAGGGCGGGTGCGGTGGATGCCGCCCCGGTGGCAATCTCCGACGAAGAGGAAATCGGCTACGTCACGTTGGGCTGGCCGCCGAATCGCGTGGAAGTGCTGGCCCTGGTCCCGCTGCCCGGCGACGCCGCCGCCGAGATCGGATTGCTGCGGCCGCACGCGGCCGGCGGATTCAGCGAGCAGGACCTGTATTGCCTGCGCCAGTTGCATCCTGTCATGGCCGCGGTCATCGCCCGGTATTGGCGCGAGCACCGCGATGCCGCGGCGGATGCCGGCAGCCGCGCGCCGGCGGATACCCGCATCGACACCGCCTTCGACGACTTCGGCAAACCACGGTTGAGCACCCGGGAAGGCCAGGTCGTCCGCATGGTGCTGCAAGGCCATTCGTCGGAATCGATAGGCTTGCACCTGGGCATCTCCATCACCACGGTCAAGACGCATCGAAAGAACGCCTATGCCAAGCTCGGCATTTCCACCCAGTCCGAGCTGCTGTCGCTGTTCCTGAAGACGGCCCGCCTCCTCCCCGGGGAGGATGTCGCGACCAGGGACTAG
- a CDS encoding aminotransferase class I/II-fold pyridoxal phosphate-dependent enzyme: protein MKYTRMPIEAQAPEEVGYGRIRNNLSESSIADRKLGELGVDLSDLTLLYGEHRGDRALREQIARQAGSPAIHVDDVLVCAGAAGALFIVASAMLKPDSHLVVVRPNYATNIETPKAIGCEISYVDLSFEAGYKTDIDAIERAVRPGTACISVTCPHNPTGSMMSWDDLLRLDDIARRNGCVVLVDETYRDLSHGEPYPTAASISDRFIAVSSLSKAYGTPGIRVGWLITRNRPLYELFLAAKEQIGICGSVLDEAVGAAVLAQRETWLKTSNQRNQRHRDILRAWMRDEPYMEWVEPAGGVVCFPRLKVPASFDLDRFYRSLLERHGTYVGPGNWFDMPRHYMRIGYAWVTEQQLRDGLAGISAAIREQLDEHRGG from the coding sequence TTGAAATACACACGCATGCCGATCGAGGCGCAGGCGCCGGAAGAAGTCGGCTATGGCCGCATCCGGAACAATCTGTCTGAAAGCTCCATCGCCGATCGCAAACTGGGCGAACTGGGCGTGGACCTGTCCGACCTCACCCTGCTGTACGGCGAGCACCGCGGCGACCGGGCGTTGCGCGAACAGATCGCGCGCCAGGCCGGCAGTCCGGCAATACACGTGGACGACGTGCTGGTGTGCGCCGGCGCGGCCGGCGCCTTGTTCATCGTCGCCAGCGCAATGCTGAAGCCGGATTCGCATCTGGTCGTGGTGCGGCCGAACTACGCCACCAATATCGAAACGCCGAAAGCGATCGGCTGCGAGATCAGCTACGTCGATCTGTCCTTCGAGGCCGGCTACAAGACGGATATCGACGCCATCGAGCGCGCCGTGCGGCCCGGCACCGCCTGCATCAGCGTGACCTGCCCGCACAACCCGACCGGTTCGATGATGTCCTGGGACGACCTGCTGCGCCTGGACGACATCGCACGGCGCAACGGCTGCGTGGTGCTGGTGGACGAAACCTACCGCGACCTCAGCCATGGCGAGCCTTACCCGACGGCGGCCAGCATCAGCGATCGTTTCATCGCCGTATCGTCGTTGTCCAAGGCCTACGGCACGCCAGGCATACGCGTCGGCTGGCTGATCACCCGCAACCGGCCGCTGTACGAGCTGTTCCTGGCGGCCAAGGAGCAGATCGGCATCTGCGGCTCGGTCCTGGACGAGGCGGTGGGCGCGGCGGTATTGGCGCAGCGCGAAACCTGGCTGAAGACCAGCAATCAACGCAACCAGCGCCACCGCGACATCCTGCGGGCCTGGATGCGGGACGAGCCCTATATGGAGTGGGTGGAGCCGGCCGGCGGCGTGGTGTGCTTTCCCCGGCTGAAGGTGCCGGCGTCCTTCGACCTGGACCGCTTCTACCGCAGCCTGCTGGAACGCCACGGCACCTACGTCGGTCCCGGCAACTGGTTCGACATGCCCCGCCATTACATGCGCATCGGTTACGCCTGGGTGACCGAACAGCAACTGCGCGACGGCCTGGCGGGGATATCCGCGGCCATCCGGGAACAGCTGGACGAACATCGCGGCGGATGA